One window from the genome of Natrinema caseinilyticum encodes:
- a CDS encoding cation-translocating P-type ATPase yields MVRNPADSPSIRHARGLSETEVAERRRRDGPNVLPAQRPPPAWRLFVEQFIHFFAILLWVASALALVTGMVELGIAIVLVVLINGLFAFAQEYRAERAAERLRDLLPERARVRRDGVTREIDATELVVDDLVLLGAGDRVSADLEIVESHSLRLDVSLLTGESAPESVEVGEVAYAGTFIVEGEALGIVQATGSDTRLGEIAALTRARNRPKTPLHLEIDRLVRIIAVIAVAVGGIFFAVSVALGTDPSVGILFAIGVTVALVPEGLLPSVTMSLAVGAKRLADQNALVRRLESVETLGSTTFICTDKTGTLTQNRMAVVEAWTPQGRAQIDGNGYEPTGEVNADAGALPALQNLGTIVERCSTADIEHRDGEWVAHGEPMEAALVAFARRLGADVREQSRADPEVRRFPFDPHRRRTSVLTRDRLVVMGAPEAVLSRASHGDREVRRAVKEMAERGLRVLAAATRPADEVDADDTLESIESNLEVVGIVGLEDPPRPGTAATIAASKSASVRTAMVTGDHPSTARAIANEIGFIGDEGIVVDGNDLPDDDKMLGALLDRDGVVVSRVSPEDKLRIARALQDRGHVVAMTGDGVNDGPALQEADVGIAMGRSGTDVAREAADLVLLDDEFGTIVNAIKQGRATFYNIKRFLTYHLTDNVAQLTPFVVWALSAGRFPLALGILQILALDIGTDLLPALALGSEPPSKDVLERPLETEHLLNETVLGRAFGVLGPTEAIVEMTAFVVALLAFGWVPGGDFPVGSELLAASGAAFTAVVVGQIANAFACRSTTRWPGDLGWASNRLLVGAVTVELFALLAFLFVGPIAKVLGQAPPPPEGGFIALLAAPAILLSDAIYKRFRAR; encoded by the coding sequence ATGGTGCGGAACCCGGCGGACTCGCCTTCCATCCGTCACGCCCGTGGGCTTTCCGAAACGGAAGTAGCTGAAAGAAGACGGCGCGACGGCCCAAACGTCCTCCCGGCACAGCGGCCGCCACCGGCCTGGCGTCTGTTCGTCGAACAGTTCATTCACTTCTTCGCGATTTTGCTCTGGGTGGCGAGTGCGCTCGCTCTCGTCACAGGAATGGTCGAACTCGGGATCGCCATCGTCCTGGTCGTCCTCATAAACGGTCTGTTCGCGTTCGCACAAGAGTATCGCGCCGAACGTGCGGCCGAACGGCTTCGAGACTTACTCCCGGAACGAGCTAGAGTCCGACGTGACGGAGTTACACGCGAGATTGACGCGACGGAACTCGTCGTAGATGATCTCGTTTTGCTCGGTGCAGGAGATCGGGTTTCAGCTGATCTCGAGATCGTCGAGTCACACTCCCTGCGACTCGACGTCTCGTTGCTCACCGGCGAGAGTGCGCCGGAATCTGTCGAGGTAGGTGAGGTGGCGTATGCGGGAACATTCATCGTCGAAGGCGAGGCGCTGGGAATCGTTCAAGCGACGGGGTCTGATACGAGGCTCGGCGAAATTGCAGCGTTGACACGAGCGAGAAACCGTCCAAAGACCCCACTTCACCTCGAGATCGATCGCCTCGTCAGGATAATTGCGGTGATCGCCGTTGCGGTCGGCGGCATATTCTTCGCCGTGAGTGTGGCACTCGGGACTGATCCGAGCGTCGGTATTCTCTTCGCAATCGGAGTTACAGTCGCACTCGTCCCTGAAGGGTTACTCCCATCCGTGACGATGTCACTCGCGGTCGGCGCGAAGCGTCTCGCGGACCAGAACGCACTTGTTCGACGACTCGAGTCCGTCGAAACGCTCGGTTCGACGACGTTCATCTGCACGGACAAGACGGGAACGCTCACGCAAAACCGGATGGCAGTGGTCGAAGCGTGGACGCCACAGGGACGTGCTCAGATCGACGGCAACGGCTACGAACCGACGGGAGAAGTGAATGCCGACGCTGGGGCGTTACCGGCGCTCCAAAATCTAGGAACCATCGTGGAACGATGTTCGACCGCGGATATCGAGCATCGTGACGGGGAGTGGGTGGCACACGGTGAACCGATGGAGGCCGCACTCGTCGCGTTTGCACGCCGTCTCGGCGCAGACGTTCGAGAACAGAGTCGTGCGGATCCGGAGGTGCGACGATTTCCGTTCGATCCGCACCGACGACGGACGTCCGTACTCACCCGCGATCGACTTGTCGTTATGGGCGCGCCGGAGGCGGTCCTCTCGAGAGCGTCTCACGGTGATAGAGAGGTGAGACGGGCGGTCAAGGAAATGGCAGAACGTGGACTGCGCGTCCTCGCGGCTGCGACACGGCCCGCCGACGAGGTGGACGCCGACGACACGCTCGAGTCGATCGAATCGAACCTCGAGGTAGTAGGTATCGTCGGTCTCGAGGATCCACCGCGACCGGGGACGGCCGCTACCATCGCCGCGAGCAAATCCGCCTCTGTTCGGACGGCGATGGTAACAGGTGATCATCCATCCACGGCCCGTGCGATCGCAAACGAAATCGGATTTATCGGCGACGAGGGCATCGTCGTGGATGGAAATGATCTTCCCGACGACGACAAAATGCTCGGTGCTCTCTTGGATCGCGATGGCGTCGTGGTAAGTCGTGTGAGTCCCGAGGACAAGCTTCGAATCGCCCGTGCGTTGCAAGACCGAGGCCACGTCGTCGCGATGACTGGTGACGGGGTCAACGACGGTCCAGCACTTCAGGAAGCCGACGTCGGCATTGCGATGGGACGTTCGGGAACGGACGTGGCACGCGAAGCAGCAGACCTGGTCTTGCTCGACGACGAGTTCGGGACGATCGTTAATGCGATCAAACAGGGCAGGGCGACATTTTACAATATCAAGCGATTCCTCACCTACCATCTGACCGACAACGTCGCGCAACTCACACCGTTCGTGGTGTGGGCGCTCTCAGCGGGCCGGTTTCCGCTCGCACTCGGCATCCTCCAGATACTCGCTCTCGACATCGGTACCGATCTCCTTCCGGCCCTCGCACTGGGCTCTGAACCGCCCTCCAAGGACGTTCTCGAGCGCCCCCTCGAGACCGAACACCTCCTCAATGAGACGGTCCTCGGGCGTGCTTTCGGGGTACTCGGGCCGACCGAAGCGATCGTGGAGATGACGGCGTTCGTCGTTGCGCTACTGGCGTTCGGCTGGGTCCCGGGCGGCGACTTCCCCGTCGGATCCGAACTACTGGCAGCGTCCGGTGCGGCGTTTACGGCCGTTGTCGTCGGCCAGATTGCAAACGCCTTCGCCTGCCGGAGTACGACTCGATGGCCGGGGGATCTGGGCTGGGCATCCAACAGACTTCTGGTCGGCGCCGTGACCGTCGAGCTGTTCGCGTTGCTCGCGTTCCTCTTCGTCGGGCCAATCGCGAAGGTCCTCGGTCAGGCCCCACCGCCACCGGAAGGTGGATTCATTGCACTCCTTGCGGCTCCGGCAATCCTGCTGTCTGATGCGATTTACAAACGGTTTCGGGCGAGGTGA
- a CDS encoding universal stress protein: MYERILIPTDGSENVDHAVENGIAIAERFGATVYAFAVVPYVVTRDHIRYDPEAVAERGVEDIEERCDEKGIDVVTEVRKGEPFEEILSYSDENDIGVIVMGTHGRTGLDHVLIGSTAERVVRHAPIPVLTVRSKD, from the coding sequence ATGTACGAACGTATTCTCATCCCGACCGACGGAAGCGAAAACGTGGATCATGCAGTCGAAAACGGGATCGCCATCGCGGAACGATTCGGAGCTACAGTTTACGCGTTTGCGGTTGTCCCGTATGTCGTCACTCGTGATCACATCCGATACGACCCAGAAGCCGTAGCAGAACGGGGGGTCGAAGATATTGAAGAACGATGCGATGAAAAAGGAATCGACGTCGTCACGGAGGTCCGAAAAGGGGAACCCTTCGAGGAGATTTTGTCTTACAGCGACGAAAACGATATCGGCGTCATCGTGATGGGCACTCATGGAAGAACCGGGCTAGACCACGTCCTCATCGGAAGTACTGCCGAACGGGTCGTCAGGCACGCACCGATACCTGTCTTGACGGTTCGATCGAAGGATTAG
- a CDS encoding lipid II:glycine glycyltransferase FemX — translation MAENTGNSSCRASSLRSLFSNFKSRSTSNRKTNIELTVTDTIQSVEKEQWNAIVRRSSRGSVFHRYEWLSAIETGLDYTPKHLVIVKDGNVIGVMPNFVVGIEKTPLNRLSSLYPGFGGPLLPTDTKESLDRVLRAIPDLCQGRTIVHQIRGLDMSYLRYNDTFQSLGYKPHRRECRFLLDLTKGYDEILADMSRTRRRGIERGKDADYEIIEEEITPKKLQRFHRTYQRVMSRVGGVTYPVSFFEQLQAMDEQLLLVTIRIDSEYAGGMLELLDEEQNSIHGFFAAVPKEYFDDHASELLYDRVFRWGIKNGYETYDFGSTNTNFEDGVFRFKEAFGGRTEPVLVWERGCSPLWPLVKAGRRLYWPYYTSSRDD, via the coding sequence ATGGCTGAAAATACCGGCAACAGTAGCTGTAGGGCTTCCAGTCTCCGTTCGCTATTCTCGAATTTCAAAAGCCGATCCACCTCAAATAGAAAGACGAATATCGAACTGACTGTCACCGATACTATACAGTCCGTAGAAAAAGAACAGTGGAATGCGATCGTCCGCCGTTCAAGCCGTGGCAGTGTATTCCATCGGTACGAGTGGCTCAGTGCGATCGAGACTGGCCTGGACTATACGCCGAAGCACTTGGTCATCGTCAAAGACGGGAATGTGATCGGTGTGATGCCGAATTTTGTCGTGGGAATCGAAAAGACACCACTCAACCGTCTCTCGTCACTCTACCCTGGTTTCGGCGGGCCATTACTTCCGACGGACACGAAAGAGTCCCTCGATCGCGTACTAAGGGCCATTCCGGACCTGTGTCAGGGACGGACAATCGTCCACCAGATCCGCGGGCTCGACATGAGTTACCTGCGGTACAACGACACTTTCCAGTCACTTGGCTATAAGCCACATCGACGGGAATGTCGATTCCTCCTGGATCTCACGAAAGGATACGACGAAATCCTCGCAGATATGAGCCGGACTCGGCGGCGAGGAATCGAACGTGGTAAGGATGCCGACTACGAAATAATCGAAGAGGAGATCACGCCAAAAAAACTGCAGCGGTTTCACCGGACCTACCAGCGCGTCATGAGTCGCGTCGGTGGGGTGACCTACCCCGTTTCGTTCTTCGAACAATTGCAAGCGATGGACGAACAGTTGCTTCTAGTAACGATCCGGATCGACTCCGAGTACGCTGGGGGGATGCTCGAATTGCTCGACGAAGAGCAAAATTCGATACACGGCTTTTTTGCAGCAGTTCCCAAGGAATATTTCGACGATCACGCATCTGAACTTCTTTATGACCGCGTATTTCGTTGGGGAATTAAGAACGGCTACGAGACGTATGATTTCGGAAGCACGAACACGAACTTCGAGGACGGCGTCTTCCGCTTCAAGGAAGCCTTCGGCGGTCGAACTGAACCGGTCCTCGTCTGGGAGCGAGGATGTAGCCCTCTCTGGCCACTGGTGAAAGCTGGTCGGAGGCTGTACTGGCCGTATTACACGTCATCACGCGATGATTGA
- a CDS encoding HPP family protein, which produces MLESLRGRYYSIRRRARRLKRRELKSLRRWFEDTENLLHLSALIVIPLLIGSITWLSNASPIISFFVYPPLASGTYTLFADPDGRYSTPRKFVGGMTTGALCGWFALELTARFLYVVPPEQFRVHAGAAALGILLTGLSTWMLEFEEPTAFSTALLILVTGSEKLTYVVGIVVSSILVASIFVVWRRHFYCERSRYLFQSTSGDDKVLVPVRGDGTVSLALFAARLAAAHEMGKVVLMQTVSEDAIQETADRIGSTASPTESDGSEGQTHDSTSKAEEQITDRALQRFDRLSERITSEVDVPCEYVVAVDTGSTGKTILQTAGTENCDLICAPYETDEAAPAQFVRTLISGTIDTVVFRPSNGRTEWHRLLVMVRSSGQLANTMLEFAKRLVSDGGTISASSCISNHGERRATEILLENVVESLSVPVETRIGHGSVEEFLTRNASHYDVAIVGASTDRSAPSRFISSPTYERIYELECDLAIVHRG; this is translated from the coding sequence ATGCTCGAGTCACTGCGAGGTCGATACTACTCGATCCGTCGCCGCGCGCGACGGCTTAAACGACGGGAATTGAAATCGCTACGTCGATGGTTCGAGGATACCGAAAACCTCCTCCACCTCTCCGCGCTCATCGTCATCCCACTTCTTATCGGATCGATCACCTGGCTCTCGAACGCTTCCCCGATCATCTCGTTTTTTGTCTATCCCCCGCTCGCATCTGGTACGTACACGCTTTTTGCAGATCCTGACGGAAGATACTCCACACCACGGAAGTTCGTTGGTGGAATGACGACAGGCGCGCTCTGCGGGTGGTTCGCTCTCGAACTGACGGCTCGTTTCCTATACGTTGTTCCGCCGGAGCAGTTTCGGGTGCACGCCGGTGCGGCAGCGCTGGGGATCTTACTCACCGGTCTTTCGACCTGGATGCTAGAATTCGAGGAGCCGACGGCTTTTTCGACGGCACTGCTGATTTTAGTAACCGGATCGGAGAAGCTCACGTACGTGGTGGGTATCGTCGTCTCAAGTATCCTCGTCGCGAGCATCTTCGTTGTCTGGCGACGGCACTTCTACTGTGAGCGTTCGCGGTACCTGTTTCAGTCAACGAGCGGTGACGACAAGGTACTCGTTCCAGTTCGCGGTGATGGCACCGTATCACTGGCGTTGTTCGCCGCACGACTCGCCGCGGCTCACGAAATGGGAAAGGTCGTTCTCATGCAGACGGTTAGTGAGGATGCGATTCAGGAGACAGCGGACCGAATAGGATCTACGGCGTCCCCGACCGAGAGTGACGGTTCTGAGGGGCAAACTCACGATAGTACCAGTAAAGCGGAAGAACAGATCACAGACCGAGCACTCCAGCGCTTCGACCGTCTTTCGGAGCGGATCACGAGCGAGGTGGATGTTCCCTGTGAATACGTCGTCGCAGTCGATACGGGCTCGACAGGAAAGACGATTTTACAGACGGCCGGGACAGAGAACTGCGACTTGATCTGTGCACCCTACGAAACGGACGAGGCCGCGCCTGCTCAGTTCGTCCGGACGCTGATCTCGGGGACCATCGACACCGTCGTGTTTCGCCCTTCAAACGGCCGTACCGAATGGCACCGTCTCCTCGTGATGGTGCGTTCGTCCGGCCAGTTGGCCAACACGATGTTGGAATTCGCAAAGCGTCTCGTTTCGGACGGCGGAACCATTAGTGCCTCTTCGTGTATCTCGAACCATGGGGAGCGACGGGCTACAGAGATACTTCTCGAGAACGTCGTCGAATCCCTTTCAGTCCCGGTCGAGACGCGGATCGGACACGGATCCGTCGAGGAGTTCCTCACGCGCAACGCCTCTCACTACGACGTCGCCATCGTTGGCGCGAGTACCGATCGAAGTGCTCCATCCCGTTTCATCTCGTCGCCGACGTACGAGCGTATCTACGAATTGGAGTGCGATTTAGCCATCGTTCATCGCGGATAG
- a CDS encoding amino acid permease: MTDGTADSEPPVAPESDSDVETELSRDMSLFDITFIGVGAMIGAGVFALTGFAAGLAGPALTLAFLLNGFVAIFTAVSYAELGAAFPEAGGGYLWVKEALVDPNGFFAGWMSWFAHAVACSLYAVTFGVFVTEFVVYSGLLSEGFVLFGVFDRLLLEKLLAVVVVSLFAYINYRGAEETGKAGVVVTGIKVIILTVFVGFGILATINTPNWPAKFVAHPEFAPNGVIGVIGAMGFTYIAFEGYEIIVQSGEEVVNPGENVPKAVFYSLLIVVPIYILVSFAALGGISVGPDLAARADIASDAPTWRLLGNLGELGIIEAAGQFVPYGVPLLLIAGLTATMSALNATVYSSSRVSFAMGRDRALPAVFDSIHPEKRTPHLAIFLSTILIVLMAIALPIQAVAASADIMFILLFIQVNWTVIKMRKTHPDLPRTFEVPYMPWPPLIGIVLQFLLTPFLLSALGLELGLGPDSHGFIALITTVIWMALGIVVYYGYSERKEIEKLEEETPTVATEQAPAPQRRARDQQILVPISNPDSVDQLMRTAFDLAVERNAEIEVVSVVEVPPQTPLSEGREFDTPQRDVIERAMAYASESEHDIPVSGTVRIGHDVGAAILNTVSQGEIDLVLMGWRGRSHRTDYVLGSNVDQVVTQARCDVLVKRMSPAGDIGSILVPTAGGPHAQFAAEVARAIARATDASVEVIYVTAPGEADADVAERTLDRTAAVFEDVAVTTETVEGDDVSNTIVERAENHDVTIVGSSREGLLQQLVFGSVPEETGRRANGAVIMAKRYVGIKSRVTRWFRNQRN; encoded by the coding sequence ATGACGGACGGTACAGCGGACTCAGAGCCGCCAGTAGCGCCTGAGTCCGACAGCGACGTCGAGACGGAGCTATCGCGCGACATGAGCCTCTTCGACATCACATTCATCGGTGTCGGGGCGATGATCGGTGCCGGCGTATTCGCCCTGACGGGCTTCGCTGCCGGCCTGGCCGGACCGGCACTTACGCTGGCGTTTCTTCTGAACGGCTTCGTGGCCATATTTACGGCAGTCTCGTACGCGGAGCTGGGGGCCGCCTTTCCCGAAGCCGGTGGGGGGTACCTTTGGGTAAAGGAAGCGCTCGTCGACCCGAACGGGTTCTTCGCTGGCTGGATGAGCTGGTTTGCCCACGCCGTCGCCTGTTCACTGTACGCTGTCACGTTTGGCGTCTTCGTAACCGAATTCGTCGTCTATTCGGGCCTCCTTTCGGAGGGGTTCGTCCTGTTTGGAGTCTTCGATCGACTCCTGCTTGAGAAGCTACTCGCCGTCGTCGTGGTGAGTCTGTTCGCCTATATCAACTACCGCGGTGCCGAGGAGACCGGCAAAGCGGGCGTCGTCGTGACGGGCATCAAGGTAATCATTCTGACCGTCTTCGTTGGGTTCGGTATCCTCGCGACGATCAATACGCCGAACTGGCCGGCGAAGTTCGTCGCCCACCCTGAATTCGCACCAAATGGCGTTATCGGCGTCATCGGTGCGATGGGATTCACCTATATCGCGTTCGAAGGATACGAGATCATCGTTCAATCCGGCGAGGAAGTTGTCAACCCCGGAGAGAACGTTCCGAAAGCCGTCTTCTACTCCCTGTTGATCGTCGTACCGATTTACATTCTCGTCTCGTTTGCCGCACTCGGCGGCATCAGCGTCGGACCTGACCTCGCAGCGCGTGCGGACATCGCCAGTGACGCTCCGACGTGGCGTCTGCTCGGAAATCTTGGTGAACTCGGTATCATAGAAGCCGCCGGACAATTCGTCCCATACGGTGTCCCGCTGTTGCTCATCGCCGGACTGACAGCGACGATGAGCGCGTTGAACGCGACAGTCTACTCATCCTCTCGTGTCTCATTCGCGATGGGGCGAGATAGGGCTCTCCCAGCGGTATTCGACAGTATTCATCCCGAGAAGCGGACGCCACATTTGGCTATTTTCCTCTCGACAATACTCATCGTCCTGATGGCCATCGCACTGCCCATACAGGCAGTCGCCGCGTCGGCAGACATCATGTTCATCCTCCTTTTCATCCAAGTCAACTGGACGGTCATCAAGATGCGCAAGACCCACCCAGACCTTCCGCGCACGTTCGAGGTTCCCTACATGCCGTGGCCGCCGCTAATCGGTATCGTCCTTCAGTTCCTGCTTACGCCGTTTCTCCTCTCAGCGCTCGGTTTGGAACTTGGTCTTGGTCCAGACTCCCATGGGTTCATCGCGCTCATCACCACCGTAATTTGGATGGCGCTGGGTATCGTCGTGTACTACGGCTATTCAGAGCGGAAAGAAATCGAGAAACTCGAGGAGGAGACGCCGACTGTGGCCACGGAGCAGGCACCAGCACCGCAGCGTCGTGCGCGGGATCAGCAGATTCTCGTACCGATCTCGAATCCCGACAGCGTCGATCAATTGATGCGAACCGCGTTCGACCTTGCCGTAGAACGGAACGCAGAGATCGAAGTGGTGAGCGTCGTGGAAGTCCCCCCACAGACACCTCTGTCCGAAGGACGGGAATTCGATACACCCCAACGTGACGTCATCGAACGTGCGATGGCGTACGCATCCGAAAGCGAACACGATATTCCCGTGAGCGGCACGGTCCGAATCGGTCACGACGTGGGGGCAGCGATCCTAAATACGGTTTCGCAGGGGGAGATCGATCTGGTGTTAATGGGATGGCGTGGTCGGAGTCATCGAACCGACTACGTCCTCGGGAGCAATGTCGACCAGGTTGTTACCCAGGCACGGTGTGACGTGCTCGTAAAGCGGATGAGCCCCGCAGGTGACATTGGCTCGATCCTCGTCCCGACTGCAGGCGGCCCCCACGCCCAGTTCGCCGCCGAAGTTGCACGGGCGATCGCCCGTGCGACGGACGCGTCCGTCGAGGTGATTTACGTCACTGCGCCCGGTGAGGCCGATGCAGACGTCGCCGAGCGGACCCTCGATCGAACCGCAGCCGTATTTGAGGATGTTGCTGTCACAACCGAGACCGTTGAGGGTGACGACGTCTCGAATACGATCGTGGAGCGAGCCGAAAACCACGACGTAACGATCGTCGGGTCGTCTCGAGAAGGACTGTTACAACAACTCGTGTTCGGATCCGTTCCCGAAGAGACCGGACGACGCGCGAATGGGGCGGTAATCATGGCAAAGCGATACGTCGGGATCAAATCACGGGTAACGCGCTGGTTTCGAAACCAGCGGAACTGA
- a CDS encoding DUF106 domain-containing protein: MPAEQLGMLLESDVTREALSVIFERTDEGNEEIRWEDVSDTVSSSQWGRLLSQDILVSGSSGFVLANSERVRRALEEDETEITASRKFDELDPESWKWYDKVAGLVTLILFMGYWNSEIRNIVASLDNVFLGPLTDIVPFYAVVILLAVVTGLYSTVLQSWLMDHEKMEAYRERMSDLSERRTAAKERGDDEELKRIREEQMEAAGDNLGMFKLQFRPMVWTMLLTIPVFLWLRWKIRGGHLTGGEMGMVFPIAGPVRWQEAVFGFVPAWIFWYFLCSMASRQMIRKLFADRLPAPA; this comes from the coding sequence ATGCCAGCAGAGCAATTAGGAATGCTTCTCGAGAGCGATGTGACCAGAGAGGCTCTTAGCGTTATATTTGAGCGGACGGATGAGGGAAACGAGGAGATTCGATGGGAAGACGTTAGCGATACAGTATCAAGTAGTCAGTGGGGTAGATTGCTTAGTCAGGACATTCTCGTCAGCGGGAGCAGCGGATTCGTCCTCGCGAACTCCGAAAGGGTTCGCCGCGCGCTCGAGGAGGATGAAACGGAGATAACCGCCAGTAGGAAGTTCGATGAGCTCGATCCCGAGTCGTGGAAGTGGTACGACAAAGTCGCCGGGTTGGTTACGCTTATTCTTTTTATGGGATACTGGAACTCGGAGATTCGGAATATCGTCGCGTCCCTCGATAACGTCTTTCTGGGCCCCCTTACGGATATCGTGCCTTTTTACGCTGTCGTGATTTTGCTGGCGGTCGTAACGGGTCTCTATTCGACCGTGTTACAGTCGTGGCTCATGGACCACGAGAAGATGGAGGCGTATCGAGAGCGGATGAGTGACTTGAGCGAGCGGCGCACAGCTGCCAAAGAGCGGGGTGACGACGAGGAACTTAAACGAATTCGGGAAGAGCAGATGGAGGCCGCGGGGGACAACCTGGGAATGTTCAAACTTCAGTTCCGGCCCATGGTCTGGACGATGCTCCTGACGATTCCGGTCTTCCTCTGGCTGCGCTGGAAGATTCGGGGAGGACACCTCACCGGGGGAGAAATGGGTATGGTTTTTCCCATTGCGGGCCCTGTCAGGTGGCAAGAAGCCGTATTCGGTTTTGTGCCGGCCTGGATCTTTTGGTACTTCCTGTGCTCGATGGCGTCCCGCCAGATGATCAGAAAATTATTCGCTGATCGACTTCCGGCCCCGGCGTAA
- a CDS encoding archaea-specific SMC-related protein translates to MTWHLSLENIAGIRSGEARIEPGVNAVRASNWQGKSSFLYGIKTVFGTDTPLTEGQDQGQVVLDTDESEFAVDLHRTNGSVTQSGKPYLTDDYERECASLFSFLDEDNEIRDAVRTNTDLEELLTSPLDFENIEERIANLRAERDQVESELERAKTAADRLPTLQERVTGLESDLEELHRKRASLDANDTTADDVPREELSDLQAERNRVSTKVERLENTLERLNERLSNQQEELKSLSVPAIGDVEDELSVIRDDLRDIERDRELLQSVFEANKRIIDEGRVELLTDISHEMTADAISCWICGQETTRDSIESQLDALDQTISGLRKQARAYRSDVEELEAKRDEAKQARRRRSDLESDIADLETRVSETEASLEAAETKRADLDARIETLGAAVDETRDQITEVESDIKYTEAELADARDELETTKRRAEQRNMLADEYESITEEITDLRNRKQVVKDRTREAFSAALEDLLSRFETGFETARLTANFDLVVAREGREADLNALSEGERELLGIVAALAGHEAFEVGDTVPVMLLDGLGGLASDNLEVLVDYLADRTSYLVLTAYPEHASFDAHELSPSDWQVVSLSSDVQASS, encoded by the coding sequence ATGACATGGCATCTCTCACTCGAGAACATCGCTGGAATACGGAGCGGCGAAGCTCGAATTGAACCAGGCGTAAACGCCGTCCGGGCGAGTAATTGGCAGGGTAAATCGAGCTTTCTCTACGGGATCAAGACAGTATTTGGAACTGATACACCTCTTACTGAGGGTCAAGACCAAGGTCAAGTAGTACTCGATACAGACGAAAGCGAGTTCGCCGTCGATCTTCACCGAACGAACGGATCGGTAACGCAGTCAGGGAAGCCGTACTTGACGGACGACTATGAACGAGAGTGTGCGAGCCTTTTTTCATTCCTCGACGAGGATAACGAAATACGGGATGCAGTACGTACAAACACGGACCTAGAAGAACTACTGACGAGTCCGCTTGATTTCGAAAATATTGAGGAGCGGATCGCGAATCTTCGCGCCGAGCGTGACCAAGTAGAAAGCGAACTCGAGCGAGCGAAAACGGCAGCGGATCGCCTTCCTACGCTTCAAGAACGAGTCACCGGTCTCGAATCCGATCTCGAAGAACTGCACCGCAAACGAGCGTCGCTGGATGCCAACGATACGACGGCGGACGATGTTCCGAGAGAAGAGCTAAGCGATCTTCAAGCGGAGCGAAACAGGGTTTCGACAAAGGTCGAGCGACTCGAAAATACACTGGAACGTCTCAACGAGCGGCTCTCGAATCAGCAAGAGGAACTCAAGTCGCTGTCAGTTCCGGCTATCGGGGATGTCGAAGACGAACTTTCGGTAATACGCGACGACCTTCGGGACATCGAACGTGACAGGGAACTCCTCCAGTCCGTATTCGAGGCGAACAAGCGAATCATCGACGAAGGGCGAGTCGAACTTTTGACCGATATCTCCCACGAGATGACGGCGGATGCTATCTCGTGCTGGATATGTGGCCAGGAGACGACACGCGATTCAATCGAGTCACAACTCGATGCGCTTGATCAGACGATCTCAGGACTTCGGAAGCAAGCTCGAGCGTACAGAAGCGACGTCGAAGAACTCGAGGCGAAACGCGACGAGGCAAAACAGGCTCGACGCCGTCGGTCAGACCTCGAATCCGACATCGCAGACCTGGAAACCCGCGTGAGCGAGACCGAGGCGTCGCTCGAAGCTGCGGAGACGAAACGTGCCGATCTAGATGCACGCATCGAAACCCTCGGCGCAGCCGTCGACGAAACGAGAGATCAGATCACAGAGGTGGAGAGCGACATCAAGTACACCGAGGCGGAGCTCGCCGACGCTCGCGACGAACTCGAAACGACGAAACGACGTGCCGAACAGCGGAACATGCTCGCAGACGAATACGAGTCGATAACGGAAGAGATAACTGATCTTCGAAACCGGAAGCAAGTGGTAAAAGACCGCACCAGAGAGGCCTTCTCGGCGGCTTTGGAGGATCTCCTCAGTCGATTCGAGACCGGGTTCGAAACCGCCCGGCTCACCGCTAATTTCGATCTTGTCGTCGCACGAGAGGGTCGGGAAGCAGATTTGAACGCTCTCAGTGAGGGCGAGCGGGAACTTCTCGGTATTGTCGCAGCGCTCGCCGGGCACGAAGCATTTGAAGTCGGAGACACTGTTCCGGTAATGCTCCTCGACGGACTCGGCGGTCTCGCAAGTGACAACCTCGAAGTGTTAGTAGACTACCTCGCGGATCGAACGTCGTATCTCGTTCTCACCGCTTACCCGGAACACGCGAGCTTCGATGCCCATGAGCTATCTCCGTCCGACTGGCAGGTCGTCTCGCTCAGCTCTGACGTACAGGCCTCGTCCTGA